In Camelus bactrianus isolate YW-2024 breed Bactrian camel chromosome 18, ASM4877302v1, whole genome shotgun sequence, one DNA window encodes the following:
- the NTHL1 gene encoding endonuclease III-like protein 1 isoform X2, with product MCSPQESGMNAVGARMVTRSRSRGPGAGLRRGGEEGAPLRSVEAAAEGRKSHSSVKRQRKTQRLNVAYEASEGETGEGAEHLQAPGWEPRDWQQQLENIRTMRSGKDAPVDQLGAEHCYDLSAPPKVQRYQVLLSLMLSSQTKDQVTAGAMQRLRAQGLTVDSILQTDDSTLGTLIYPVGFWRNKVKYIKQTSAILQQRYGGDIPASVAELVALPGVGPKMAHLAMAVAWGTVSGIAVDTHVHRIANRLKWTKKATKSPEATRTALEEWLPRELWSEINGLLVGFGQQTCLPIHPRCQACLNRALCPAAQGL from the exons ATGTGTAGTCCTCAGGAGTCCGGGATGAACGCCGTGGGCGCGAGGATGGTGACCCGCAGCCGTAGCCGGGGACCCGGAGCTGGACTGCGGCGGGGTGGGGAAGAGGGCGCGCCCCTCCGGAGCGTAGAGGCGGCTGCAG aaggaaggaaaagccaCAGCTCTGTGAAACGTCAGCGGAAGACACAAAGACTGAACGTGGCCTACGAGGCCTCAGAAGGTGAGACAGGAGAGGGGGCCGAGCATCTCCAGGCACCAGGCTGGGAGCCTCGGGActggcagcagcagctggagaACATCCGAACCATGAGGAGTGGGAAGGACGCACCTGTGGACCAGCTGGGGGCTGAGCACTGCTATGACCTTAGCGCACCCCCAAAG GTGCAGAGGTACCAGGTGCTGCTCTCACTGATGCTCTCCAGCCAGACTAAAGACCAGGTGACAGCGGGCGCCATGCAGCGGCTGCGGGCCCAGGGCCTGACGGTGGACAGCATCCTGCAGACAGATGATAGCACACTGGGCACGCTCATCTATCCTGTGGGCTTCTGGAGG AACAAAGTGAAGTACATCAAGCAGACCAGTGCTATTCTGCAGCAGCGTTATGGCGGGGACATCCCAGCCTCCGTGGCAGAGCTGGTGGCACTGCCAGGCGTCGGGCCCAAGATGGCACACTTGGCCATGGCTGTGGCCTGGGGCACCGTGTCAGGCATTG CAGTGGACACACATGTGCACAGAATCGCCAACCGCCTCAAGTGGACCAAGAAGGCAACGAAGTCCCCAGAGGCGACCCGTACTGCACTGGAGGAGTGGCTGCCCag GGAGCTGTGGAGTGAGATCAACGGATTGCTGGTGGGCTTCGGCCAGCAGACTTGCCTGCCCATCCACCCGCGCTGCCAGGCCTGCCTCAACCGGGCCCTGTGCCCGGCTGCACAGGGACTCTGA
- the NTHL1 gene encoding endonuclease III-like protein 1 isoform X5 gives MALSGGQNDRAPAACPAWMSARLAKGRFPQTPKDPRGRKSHSSVKRQRKTQRLNVAYEASEGETGEGAEHLQAPGWEPRDWQQQLENIRTMRSGKDAPVDQLGAEHCYDLSAPPKQVQRYQVLLSLMLSSQTKDQVTAGAMQRLRAQGLTVDSILQTDDSTLGTLIYPVGFWRNKVKYIKQTSAILQQRYGGDIPASVAELVALPGVGPKMAHLAMAVAWGTVSGIAVDTHVHRIANRLKWTKKATKSPEATRTALEEWLPRELWSEINGLLVGFGQQTCLPIHPRCQACLNRALCPAAQGL, from the exons ATGGCACTTAGTGGTGGGCAGAATGACAGAGCCCCTGCTGCTTGTCCTGCCTGGATGTCTGCAAGATTGGCCAAAGGAAGATTCCCACAGACACCCAAGGATCCCAGAG gaaggaaaagccaCAGCTCTGTGAAACGTCAGCGGAAGACACAAAGACTGAACGTGGCCTACGAGGCCTCAGAAGGTGAGACAGGAGAGGGGGCCGAGCATCTCCAGGCACCAGGCTGGGAGCCTCGGGActggcagcagcagctggagaACATCCGAACCATGAGGAGTGGGAAGGACGCACCTGTGGACCAGCTGGGGGCTGAGCACTGCTATGACCTTAGCGCACCCCCAAAG CAGGTGCAGAGGTACCAGGTGCTGCTCTCACTGATGCTCTCCAGCCAGACTAAAGACCAGGTGACAGCGGGCGCCATGCAGCGGCTGCGGGCCCAGGGCCTGACGGTGGACAGCATCCTGCAGACAGATGATAGCACACTGGGCACGCTCATCTATCCTGTGGGCTTCTGGAGG AACAAAGTGAAGTACATCAAGCAGACCAGTGCTATTCTGCAGCAGCGTTATGGCGGGGACATCCCAGCCTCCGTGGCAGAGCTGGTGGCACTGCCAGGCGTCGGGCCCAAGATGGCACACTTGGCCATGGCTGTGGCCTGGGGCACCGTGTCAGGCATTG CAGTGGACACACATGTGCACAGAATCGCCAACCGCCTCAAGTGGACCAAGAAGGCAACGAAGTCCCCAGAGGCGACCCGTACTGCACTGGAGGAGTGGCTGCCCag GGAGCTGTGGAGTGAGATCAACGGATTGCTGGTGGGCTTCGGCCAGCAGACTTGCCTGCCCATCCACCCGCGCTGCCAGGCCTGCCTCAACCGGGCCCTGTGCCCGGCTGCACAGGGACTCTGA
- the NTHL1 gene encoding endonuclease III-like protein 1 isoform X1: MCSPQESGMNAVGARMVTRSRSRGPGAGLRRGGEEGAPLRSVEAAAEGRKSHSSVKRQRKTQRLNVAYEASEGETGEGAEHLQAPGWEPRDWQQQLENIRTMRSGKDAPVDQLGAEHCYDLSAPPKQVQRYQVLLSLMLSSQTKDQVTAGAMQRLRAQGLTVDSILQTDDSTLGTLIYPVGFWRNKVKYIKQTSAILQQRYGGDIPASVAELVALPGVGPKMAHLAMAVAWGTVSGIAVDTHVHRIANRLKWTKKATKSPEATRTALEEWLPRELWSEINGLLVGFGQQTCLPIHPRCQACLNRALCPAAQGL; the protein is encoded by the exons ATGTGTAGTCCTCAGGAGTCCGGGATGAACGCCGTGGGCGCGAGGATGGTGACCCGCAGCCGTAGCCGGGGACCCGGAGCTGGACTGCGGCGGGGTGGGGAAGAGGGCGCGCCCCTCCGGAGCGTAGAGGCGGCTGCAG aaggaaggaaaagccaCAGCTCTGTGAAACGTCAGCGGAAGACACAAAGACTGAACGTGGCCTACGAGGCCTCAGAAGGTGAGACAGGAGAGGGGGCCGAGCATCTCCAGGCACCAGGCTGGGAGCCTCGGGActggcagcagcagctggagaACATCCGAACCATGAGGAGTGGGAAGGACGCACCTGTGGACCAGCTGGGGGCTGAGCACTGCTATGACCTTAGCGCACCCCCAAAG CAGGTGCAGAGGTACCAGGTGCTGCTCTCACTGATGCTCTCCAGCCAGACTAAAGACCAGGTGACAGCGGGCGCCATGCAGCGGCTGCGGGCCCAGGGCCTGACGGTGGACAGCATCCTGCAGACAGATGATAGCACACTGGGCACGCTCATCTATCCTGTGGGCTTCTGGAGG AACAAAGTGAAGTACATCAAGCAGACCAGTGCTATTCTGCAGCAGCGTTATGGCGGGGACATCCCAGCCTCCGTGGCAGAGCTGGTGGCACTGCCAGGCGTCGGGCCCAAGATGGCACACTTGGCCATGGCTGTGGCCTGGGGCACCGTGTCAGGCATTG CAGTGGACACACATGTGCACAGAATCGCCAACCGCCTCAAGTGGACCAAGAAGGCAACGAAGTCCCCAGAGGCGACCCGTACTGCACTGGAGGAGTGGCTGCCCag GGAGCTGTGGAGTGAGATCAACGGATTGCTGGTGGGCTTCGGCCAGCAGACTTGCCTGCCCATCCACCCGCGCTGCCAGGCCTGCCTCAACCGGGCCCTGTGCCCGGCTGCACAGGGACTCTGA
- the NTHL1 gene encoding endonuclease III-like protein 1 isoform X4 encodes MALSGGQNDRAPAACPAWMSARLAKGRFPQTPKDPREGRKSHSSVKRQRKTQRLNVAYEASEGETGEGAEHLQAPGWEPRDWQQQLENIRTMRSGKDAPVDQLGAEHCYDLSAPPKQVQRYQVLLSLMLSSQTKDQVTAGAMQRLRAQGLTVDSILQTDDSTLGTLIYPVGFWRNKVKYIKQTSAILQQRYGGDIPASVAELVALPGVGPKMAHLAMAVAWGTVSGIAVDTHVHRIANRLKWTKKATKSPEATRTALEEWLPRELWSEINGLLVGFGQQTCLPIHPRCQACLNRALCPAAQGL; translated from the exons ATGGCACTTAGTGGTGGGCAGAATGACAGAGCCCCTGCTGCTTGTCCTGCCTGGATGTCTGCAAGATTGGCCAAAGGAAGATTCCCACAGACACCCAAGGATCCCAGAG aaggaaggaaaagccaCAGCTCTGTGAAACGTCAGCGGAAGACACAAAGACTGAACGTGGCCTACGAGGCCTCAGAAGGTGAGACAGGAGAGGGGGCCGAGCATCTCCAGGCACCAGGCTGGGAGCCTCGGGActggcagcagcagctggagaACATCCGAACCATGAGGAGTGGGAAGGACGCACCTGTGGACCAGCTGGGGGCTGAGCACTGCTATGACCTTAGCGCACCCCCAAAG CAGGTGCAGAGGTACCAGGTGCTGCTCTCACTGATGCTCTCCAGCCAGACTAAAGACCAGGTGACAGCGGGCGCCATGCAGCGGCTGCGGGCCCAGGGCCTGACGGTGGACAGCATCCTGCAGACAGATGATAGCACACTGGGCACGCTCATCTATCCTGTGGGCTTCTGGAGG AACAAAGTGAAGTACATCAAGCAGACCAGTGCTATTCTGCAGCAGCGTTATGGCGGGGACATCCCAGCCTCCGTGGCAGAGCTGGTGGCACTGCCAGGCGTCGGGCCCAAGATGGCACACTTGGCCATGGCTGTGGCCTGGGGCACCGTGTCAGGCATTG CAGTGGACACACATGTGCACAGAATCGCCAACCGCCTCAAGTGGACCAAGAAGGCAACGAAGTCCCCAGAGGCGACCCGTACTGCACTGGAGGAGTGGCTGCCCag GGAGCTGTGGAGTGAGATCAACGGATTGCTGGTGGGCTTCGGCCAGCAGACTTGCCTGCCCATCCACCCGCGCTGCCAGGCCTGCCTCAACCGGGCCCTGTGCCCGGCTGCACAGGGACTCTGA
- the NTHL1 gene encoding endonuclease III-like protein 1 isoform X3: protein MCSPQESGMNAVGARMVTRSRSRGPGAGLRRGGEEGAPLRSVEAAAGRKSHSSVKRQRKTQRLNVAYEASEGETGEGAEHLQAPGWEPRDWQQQLENIRTMRSGKDAPVDQLGAEHCYDLSAPPKQVQRYQVLLSLMLSSQTKDQVTAGAMQRLRAQGLTVDSILQTDDSTLGTLIYPVGFWRNKVKYIKQTSAILQQRYGGDIPASVAELVALPGVGPKMAHLAMAVAWGTVSGIAVDTHVHRIANRLKWTKKATKSPEATRTALEEWLPRELWSEINGLLVGFGQQTCLPIHPRCQACLNRALCPAAQGL from the exons ATGTGTAGTCCTCAGGAGTCCGGGATGAACGCCGTGGGCGCGAGGATGGTGACCCGCAGCCGTAGCCGGGGACCCGGAGCTGGACTGCGGCGGGGTGGGGAAGAGGGCGCGCCCCTCCGGAGCGTAGAGGCGGCTGCAG gaaggaaaagccaCAGCTCTGTGAAACGTCAGCGGAAGACACAAAGACTGAACGTGGCCTACGAGGCCTCAGAAGGTGAGACAGGAGAGGGGGCCGAGCATCTCCAGGCACCAGGCTGGGAGCCTCGGGActggcagcagcagctggagaACATCCGAACCATGAGGAGTGGGAAGGACGCACCTGTGGACCAGCTGGGGGCTGAGCACTGCTATGACCTTAGCGCACCCCCAAAG CAGGTGCAGAGGTACCAGGTGCTGCTCTCACTGATGCTCTCCAGCCAGACTAAAGACCAGGTGACAGCGGGCGCCATGCAGCGGCTGCGGGCCCAGGGCCTGACGGTGGACAGCATCCTGCAGACAGATGATAGCACACTGGGCACGCTCATCTATCCTGTGGGCTTCTGGAGG AACAAAGTGAAGTACATCAAGCAGACCAGTGCTATTCTGCAGCAGCGTTATGGCGGGGACATCCCAGCCTCCGTGGCAGAGCTGGTGGCACTGCCAGGCGTCGGGCCCAAGATGGCACACTTGGCCATGGCTGTGGCCTGGGGCACCGTGTCAGGCATTG CAGTGGACACACATGTGCACAGAATCGCCAACCGCCTCAAGTGGACCAAGAAGGCAACGAAGTCCCCAGAGGCGACCCGTACTGCACTGGAGGAGTGGCTGCCCag GGAGCTGTGGAGTGAGATCAACGGATTGCTGGTGGGCTTCGGCCAGCAGACTTGCCTGCCCATCCACCCGCGCTGCCAGGCCTGCCTCAACCGGGCCCTGTGCCCGGCTGCACAGGGACTCTGA
- the NHERF2 gene encoding Na(+)/H(+) exchange regulatory cofactor NHE-RF2 isoform X2, which translates to MAAPEPLRPRLCRLVRGEQGYGFHLHGEKGRRGQFIRRVEPGSPAEAAALRAGDRLVEVNGVNVEGETHHQVVQRIKAVEGQTRLLVVDKETDEELRRRQLTCTEEMAQRGLPPAHDPWEPKLDWPRAGSLSSEVGQKDVNGPLRELRPRLCHLRKGPQGYGFNLHSDKSRPGQYIRSVDPGSPAAHSGLRAQDRLIEVNGQNVEGLRHAEVVAIIKAREDEARLLVVDPESDEYFKRLRVTPTEEHVEGPLPSPVTNGTSSSQDSSTWKHDPFQESGLHLSPTAAEAKEKARATRVNKRAPQMDWNRKREIFSNF; encoded by the exons ATGGCCGCACCGGAGCCGCTGCGGCCGCGCCTGTGCCGCCTGGTGCGCGGCGAGCAGGGGTACGGCTTCCACCTGCATGGCGAGAAGGGCCGCCGCGGGCAGTTCATCCGGCGCGTGGAGCCCGGGTCCCCGGCCGAGGCGGCCGCACTGCGCGCCGGAGACCGGCTGGTCGAGGTCAACGGCGTCAACGTGGAGGGCGAGACGCACCACCAG GTGGTGCAGAGGATCAAGGCTGTGGAGGGGCAGACTCGGCTGCTGGTGGTGGACAAGGAGACAGATGAGGAGCTCCGCCGGCGGCAGCTGACCTGCACTGAGGAGATGGCTCAGCGAGGGTTGCCGCCTGCTCATGACCCCTGGGAGCCAAAGCTGGACTGGCCCCGTGCAGGCAGCCTCAGCTCTGAGGTTGGCCAGAAG GATGTCAATGGGCCCCTGAGGGAGCTGCGCCCGAGACTCTGCCACCTGCGAAAAGGTCCCCAGGGCTACGGGTTTAACTTGCACAGTGACAAGTCCCGGCCTGGACAGTACATCCGCTCTGTGGACCCAGGTTCACCTGCCGCTCACTCTGGCCTCCGTGCCCAGGACCGACTCATCGAG GTGAATGGGCAGAATGTGGAGGGGCTGCGCCATGCAGAGGTGGTGGCCATCATCAAGGCACGGGAGGACGAGGCCCGGCTGTTGGTGGTGGACCCCGAATCGGATGAGTACTTCAAGAGGCTGCGGGTCACACCCACCGAGGAACATGTAGAAG GTCCATTGCCATCACCAGTCACCAACGGGACCAGCTCCTCCCAG GACAGCAGCACCTGGAAACACGACCCTTTTCAGGAGAGTGGCCTCCACCTGAGCCCCACGGCGGCTGAGGCCAAGGAGAAGGCGAGAGCCACTAGGGTCAACAAGCGGGCACCGCAGATGGACTGGAACCGGAAGCGAGAGATCTTTAGCAACTTCTga
- the NHERF2 gene encoding Na(+)/H(+) exchange regulatory cofactor NHE-RF2 isoform X1 codes for MAAPEPLRPRLCRLVRGEQGYGFHLHGEKGRRGQFIRRVEPGSPAEAAALRAGDRLVEVNGVNVEGETHHQVVQRIKAVEGQTRLLVVDKETDEELRRRQLTCTEEMAQRGLPPAHDPWEPKLDWPRAGSLSSEVGQKDVNGPLRELRPRLCHLRKGPQGYGFNLHSDKSRPGQYIRSVDPGSPAAHSGLRAQDRLIEVNGQNVEGLRHAEVVAIIKAREDEARLLVVDPESDEYFKRLRVTPTEEHVEGPLPSPVTNGTSSSQLNGGSACSSRSDLPGLDKDTEDSSTWKHDPFQESGLHLSPTAAEAKEKARATRVNKRAPQMDWNRKREIFSNF; via the exons ATGGCCGCACCGGAGCCGCTGCGGCCGCGCCTGTGCCGCCTGGTGCGCGGCGAGCAGGGGTACGGCTTCCACCTGCATGGCGAGAAGGGCCGCCGCGGGCAGTTCATCCGGCGCGTGGAGCCCGGGTCCCCGGCCGAGGCGGCCGCACTGCGCGCCGGAGACCGGCTGGTCGAGGTCAACGGCGTCAACGTGGAGGGCGAGACGCACCACCAG GTGGTGCAGAGGATCAAGGCTGTGGAGGGGCAGACTCGGCTGCTGGTGGTGGACAAGGAGACAGATGAGGAGCTCCGCCGGCGGCAGCTGACCTGCACTGAGGAGATGGCTCAGCGAGGGTTGCCGCCTGCTCATGACCCCTGGGAGCCAAAGCTGGACTGGCCCCGTGCAGGCAGCCTCAGCTCTGAGGTTGGCCAGAAG GATGTCAATGGGCCCCTGAGGGAGCTGCGCCCGAGACTCTGCCACCTGCGAAAAGGTCCCCAGGGCTACGGGTTTAACTTGCACAGTGACAAGTCCCGGCCTGGACAGTACATCCGCTCTGTGGACCCAGGTTCACCTGCCGCTCACTCTGGCCTCCGTGCCCAGGACCGACTCATCGAG GTGAATGGGCAGAATGTGGAGGGGCTGCGCCATGCAGAGGTGGTGGCCATCATCAAGGCACGGGAGGACGAGGCCCGGCTGTTGGTGGTGGACCCCGAATCGGATGAGTACTTCAAGAGGCTGCGGGTCACACCCACCGAGGAACATGTAGAAG GTCCATTGCCATCACCAGTCACCAACGGGACCAGCTCCTCCCAG CTCAATGGTGGCTCAGCATGCTCGTCCCGAAGCGATCTGCCTGGCTTAGACAAGGACACTGAG GACAGCAGCACCTGGAAACACGACCCTTTTCAGGAGAGTGGCCTCCACCTGAGCCCCACGGCGGCTGAGGCCAAGGAGAAGGCGAGAGCCACTAGGGTCAACAAGCGGGCACCGCAGATGGACTGGAACCGGAAGCGAGAGATCTTTAGCAACTTCTga
- the NHERF2 gene encoding Na(+)/H(+) exchange regulatory cofactor NHE-RF2 isoform X3 — translation MARSGKATPPTLASGGPPRSPSRGLVQDVNGPLRELRPRLCHLRKGPQGYGFNLHSDKSRPGQYIRSVDPGSPAAHSGLRAQDRLIEVNGQNVEGLRHAEVVAIIKAREDEARLLVVDPESDEYFKRLRVTPTEEHVEGPLPSPVTNGTSSSQLNGGSACSSRSDLPGLDKDTEDSSTWKHDPFQESGLHLSPTAAEAKEKARATRVNKRAPQMDWNRKREIFSNF, via the exons ATGGCCCGCTCTGGGAAGGCTACACCACCCACCCTGGCCTCAGGAGGCCCTCCACGGAGCCCATCCCGGGGGCTTGTGCAG GATGTCAATGGGCCCCTGAGGGAGCTGCGCCCGAGACTCTGCCACCTGCGAAAAGGTCCCCAGGGCTACGGGTTTAACTTGCACAGTGACAAGTCCCGGCCTGGACAGTACATCCGCTCTGTGGACCCAGGTTCACCTGCCGCTCACTCTGGCCTCCGTGCCCAGGACCGACTCATCGAG GTGAATGGGCAGAATGTGGAGGGGCTGCGCCATGCAGAGGTGGTGGCCATCATCAAGGCACGGGAGGACGAGGCCCGGCTGTTGGTGGTGGACCCCGAATCGGATGAGTACTTCAAGAGGCTGCGGGTCACACCCACCGAGGAACATGTAGAAG GTCCATTGCCATCACCAGTCACCAACGGGACCAGCTCCTCCCAG CTCAATGGTGGCTCAGCATGCTCGTCCCGAAGCGATCTGCCTGGCTTAGACAAGGACACTGAG GACAGCAGCACCTGGAAACACGACCCTTTTCAGGAGAGTGGCCTCCACCTGAGCCCCACGGCGGCTGAGGCCAAGGAGAAGGCGAGAGCCACTAGGGTCAACAAGCGGGCACCGCAGATGGACTGGAACCGGAAGCGAGAGATCTTTAGCAACTTCTga